The Lacipirellula parvula genome window below encodes:
- a CDS encoding D-cysteine desulfhydrase family protein produces the protein MTQLPRAFETLPRLSLAKLPTPIDELAKLSQALGGPRLLVKRDDLTGLATGGNKTRKLEFLIADALSKNADCVITAGGPQSNHCRQTAAAAAIAGLDCHLVLGGSPQPPIGNLLLDQLLGATVHWAPRPHRNSRMSELAAAMEADNRRPYVIPVGGSNSVGALGYFAAMFEFVAQLAEQGRRVDRIFFATSSGGTQAGLVLGARLAGFTGRITAISIDQTPDESSDEKFLAEVCRVANGVAELLGVDARLTVDDFDTNYGYLGDGYGVVGELERETIKLVARTEGLLVGPVYTARALGAMLDQIHRAAFAANETWLFWHTGDETALHAYAEALTV, from the coding sequence ATGACTCAACTCCCGCGTGCATTCGAGACGCTGCCGCGTCTCTCGTTGGCGAAATTGCCGACGCCGATCGACGAACTCGCCAAGCTCTCGCAAGCGCTCGGCGGGCCACGGTTGCTCGTGAAGCGGGACGATCTCACCGGTCTCGCCACCGGCGGTAACAAAACGCGGAAGCTGGAGTTCCTCATTGCCGACGCATTGAGCAAAAATGCCGACTGCGTCATCACCGCCGGCGGGCCGCAGTCGAATCACTGCCGGCAGACGGCGGCCGCGGCAGCGATCGCGGGGCTCGATTGCCACCTCGTGCTCGGCGGTTCGCCGCAGCCGCCGATTGGCAATCTGCTGCTCGATCAGTTGCTCGGCGCCACTGTCCACTGGGCTCCGCGGCCGCACCGCAACTCCCGCATGAGCGAACTCGCCGCCGCAATGGAAGCCGACAATCGACGCCCCTACGTGATCCCCGTCGGCGGATCGAACTCCGTCGGCGCCCTCGGCTACTTCGCCGCGATGTTCGAGTTTGTTGCCCAGCTGGCGGAGCAGGGGAGGCGCGTCGATCGCATCTTCTTCGCCACCAGTTCCGGCGGCACCCAGGCGGGGCTCGTGCTGGGCGCTCGGCTCGCCGGCTTCACTGGGCGCATTACCGCGATCAGCATCGACCAAACGCCCGACGAATCATCCGACGAGAAGTTTCTCGCTGAGGTCTGCCGCGTTGCGAACGGCGTCGCGGAACTGCTGGGCGTCGATGCTCGTCTCACGGTCGATGACTTCGATACCAACTACGGCTACCTCGGCGACGGCTACGGCGTCGTCGGCGAATTGGAGCGCGAGACGATCAAACTCGTGGCGCGGACGGAGGGGCTACTCGTCGGCCCCGTTTACACGGCCCGCGCGCTGGGGGCGATGCTCGATCAGATTCACCGCGCGGCGTTCGCAGCAAACGAAACGTGGCTCTTCTGGCACACCGGCGACGAAACGGCGCTCCACGCTTATGCGGAAGCGCTGACGGTCTAA
- a CDS encoding response regulator encodes MTAFPTETVRPRHWSPSNERSLPTDFTALARPAGYSSRSMAKARILIVEDDASLAEVLEYNLSQEGYDVQVARDGQQGLREIRLRCPDLVVLDLMLPMIEGLEVCRLLRADPATAGLLVLMLTARSEESDELIGFSVGADDYVSKPFSVKVLLQRINALLRRKEQGTGDRDVIVSQGIMIDRRRHRATAGDRPLDLTPSEFGLLTALVRQPGRAFSRAELIDVALGDDAIVLERTIDVHIRALRKKMGRYADLVQTVRGIGYRLRDPADVVSM; translated from the coding sequence ATGACGGCATTCCCTACTGAAACGGTTCGCCCGCGCCACTGGTCGCCTAGCAACGAACGTTCGTTGCCGACCGACTTCACGGCGCTTGCGCGGCCGGCAGGTTACAGCTCTCGCAGCATGGCCAAAGCTCGCATTTTGATCGTCGAGGACGACGCCTCGTTGGCGGAAGTTCTGGAGTACAATCTCAGCCAGGAAGGGTACGACGTGCAGGTCGCCCGCGACGGACAGCAAGGGCTGCGGGAGATTCGACTTCGCTGCCCCGACCTGGTCGTGCTCGACCTGATGCTCCCGATGATCGAGGGGCTCGAGGTCTGTCGGCTGCTTCGCGCCGATCCCGCCACCGCGGGATTGCTGGTGCTGATGCTGACCGCTCGTTCGGAAGAGTCGGACGAACTGATTGGCTTCTCGGTCGGCGCCGACGATTACGTCAGCAAGCCGTTCAGCGTGAAGGTGCTCCTGCAGCGGATCAACGCCCTGCTTCGCCGTAAGGAGCAAGGAACCGGCGACCGCGACGTGATCGTGAGCCAAGGGATCATGATCGATCGCCGCCGCCATCGGGCGACCGCGGGCGATCGGCCGCTGGATCTCACGCCGAGCGAGTTTGGATTGCTCACCGCGCTTGTACGGCAACCGGGGCGGGCGTTTAGCCGGGCGGAGCTGATCGACGTGGCGCTCGGTGACGACGCCATCGTATTGGAGCGGACGATCGACGTTCACATCCGCGCCTTGCGGAAGAAGATGGGACGCTACGCTGATCTGGTGCAGACAGTGCGCGGCATTGGCTACCGGTTGCGCGATCCGGCCGACGTGGTGTCGATGTAG